A window of the Flavobacterium sangjuense genome harbors these coding sequences:
- a CDS encoding OmpA family protein, whose product MKKYLLLLITLFCVSLSSNAQKDSKKNKKDLELISVEQDKELEGEYFNRWSIEADFGQAKGSKPYTDGYYANNPKKVFGGMPINHVGIGARYMFSPKFGIKSNFNWDNLQEQNGSESLPFQMEHLQFSAEGVINMTRLFDIQNQVGRFGLLFHFGFQVSRMSPKMGPLVGKHEWNGGAVGGLSPQFRIYKNISIFADFSVNSNLRQHFTWDGQTYSESANNLTGSLSRVTLGVSVALGKGKIHGDWAIIQDKNDKRLDSLNNRIGEIEELMNDSDKDGVPDYLDVEQNSIAGVAVDTKGRMVDKNNNGVPDELEKYVNNSITNNNNTATAAASENAILQLINEGYIAAYFDTNKSQPNSASTSSIGFILNYLKNNPSKTVDITGYADEIGNTEYNNKLASDRAQNVKAILVKAGISESRLNILSNGEDDSVDKKSEYARRLVRKTVFKIK is encoded by the coding sequence ATGAAGAAATACCTACTATTATTAATAACCTTATTTTGTGTTTCGCTGTCATCTAATGCCCAGAAAGATAGCAAAAAAAATAAGAAAGATTTAGAACTTATTTCAGTAGAGCAGGATAAAGAACTTGAAGGAGAATATTTCAACAGATGGAGTATTGAAGCTGATTTTGGTCAAGCCAAAGGTTCAAAACCATACACTGATGGTTATTATGCAAATAATCCAAAGAAAGTTTTTGGAGGAATGCCAATTAACCACGTTGGAATCGGAGCAAGATATATGTTTAGCCCAAAATTTGGAATTAAATCAAATTTCAACTGGGACAACCTTCAGGAGCAAAATGGTTCTGAAAGTTTGCCATTTCAAATGGAGCATCTTCAGTTTTCTGCCGAAGGAGTTATTAACATGACCCGATTATTTGATATTCAAAATCAAGTTGGACGATTCGGATTGTTATTTCATTTTGGATTTCAAGTTTCCCGTATGTCACCAAAAATGGGACCTTTAGTTGGTAAACATGAATGGAACGGTGGAGCTGTCGGCGGATTATCACCACAATTTAGAATATATAAAAACATAAGTATTTTTGCTGATTTTTCAGTTAACTCTAACCTAAGACAACATTTCACTTGGGATGGTCAAACTTATTCCGAAAGCGCAAATAACTTAACAGGAAGTTTATCGAGAGTTACATTAGGAGTTTCAGTTGCACTTGGAAAAGGGAAAATTCACGGAGATTGGGCTATCATTCAGGATAAAAATGATAAGCGTCTTGATTCTCTTAATAATAGAATTGGTGAAATCGAAGAGTTAATGAATGACAGCGATAAAGATGGTGTTCCTGATTATCTTGACGTAGAACAAAATTCAATTGCAGGAGTTGCTGTTGATACCAAAGGTAGAATGGTTGACAAAAACAATAATGGAGTTCCGGATGAGTTAGAGAAATATGTAAATAACTCGATTACAAACAATAACAATACTGCAACTGCAGCAGCATCTGAAAATGCCATATTGCAACTCATAAACGAAGGCTATATTGCTGCTTATTTTGATACAAATAAATCTCAGCCTAATAGTGCTTCTACCAGCAGCATCGGATTTATATTGAATTACCTTAAAAATAACCCAAGCAAAACTGTTGACATAACCGGTTATGCAGACGAAATTGGAAATACGGAATACAATAACAAGCTGGCTAGCGATAGAGCTCAAAATGTTAAAGCAATCCTGGTAAAAGCCGGAATCAGCGAATCCAGATTGAATATCTTATCAAATGGTGAAGATGATTCAGTAGATAAGAAATCAGAATACGCAAGACGTCTGGTTCGTAAAACAGTCTTCAAAATCAAATAA
- a CDS encoding esterase family protein, producing the protein MKEEYFKWYSPNLNKEVEMLVFGHTGYPVILFPTSMGSYHENKDQGLIESARWYIEQGLIQIFCPSSIDKDSFYNKSIHPVHRIQNHTWYDKMLCHEIVERIKNNTGSGKVAVAGCSFGGYHAANFAFRHPGYVSHMFSMSGAFSIKSFMDGHWDDDVFYNSPEDYIQGLNDHELWNMDIVLGTSNWDICFDANLKLSRILAQRDVPHWLDIRQDREHDWPVWKEMFPHYLSRIKFF; encoded by the coding sequence ATGAAAGAAGAATATTTTAAATGGTATTCACCAAATTTAAATAAAGAAGTCGAAATGCTTGTTTTTGGTCATACCGGTTATCCGGTTATTCTCTTCCCTACTTCTATGGGAAGTTATCATGAAAATAAAGACCAAGGATTGATTGAAAGTGCCCGATGGTATATCGAGCAAGGATTAATCCAAATATTCTGCCCTTCAAGTATTGATAAGGATAGTTTTTATAACAAAAGCATTCATCCTGTGCATCGCATTCAAAACCATACCTGGTATGACAAAATGCTTTGCCACGAAATCGTTGAACGTATAAAAAACAATACCGGTTCAGGAAAAGTTGCCGTTGCAGGCTGCAGTTTTGGGGGTTATCACGCCGCTAATTTTGCTTTCCGCCATCCCGGATATGTTAGCCATATGTTCTCTATGAGTGGTGCTTTTAGTATTAAGAGCTTTATGGATGGCCATTGGGATGATGATGTTTTTTATAACAGTCCCGAGGATTATATTCAAGGACTAAATGACCACGAATTATGGAATATGGATATTGTTCTTGGAACCTCTAATTGGGATATTTGTTTCGATGCAAATCTTAAATTAAGCCGAATCTTAGCTCAAAGAGATGTGCCGCATTGGTTGGATATCCGACAAGACAGAGAGCACGATTGGCCGGTTTGGAAAGAAATGTTTCCTCATTATTTATCAAGGATAAAGTTTTTTTAA
- a CDS encoding acyl-CoA thioesterase, producing the protein MRFHTRKWVKPEDLNPNHTLFGGRLLAWIDEELALYSIIQLQNSKIVTKHMSEINFRSSARQGDIIEIGIDVIKFGNSSITLTCQVRNMMTRETIISIDHITMVSLGDDGKPKAHGKTQIEYVKDRLED; encoded by the coding sequence ATGAGATTCCATACCAGAAAATGGGTAAAGCCCGAAGATTTAAACCCCAATCATACTTTGTTTGGTGGAAGATTGTTAGCGTGGATTGATGAAGAATTGGCTTTATATTCTATCATCCAACTTCAAAATTCCAAAATTGTAACCAAACACATGTCTGAAATCAATTTCAGAAGCTCTGCGAGACAAGGTGATATTATTGAAATTGGTATTGATGTGATAAAATTTGGAAACTCTTCAATCACATTGACTTGTCAGGTTAGAAATATGATGACAAGAGAAACCATTATTTCCATTGATCATATTACTATGGTTAGTCTTGGTGATGATGGAAAGCCCAAAGCTCATGGTAAAACTCAGATTGAGTATGTTAAAGACCGATTAGAAGATTAG
- a CDS encoding DUF294 nucleotidyltransferase-like domain-containing protein, producing MSNSVAENIANFLKEYSPFSYLSHEELIQVATSIGVINLDKHKILFQINDKLHDSFYVVASGVINLSVIADAEETLLNKCYAGDVFGLRPFFAKNNYMMTAKAREDSIVYAIPIAVFKPFVAQNPQVLDFLLESFATNTRNPFDKENRGKLITDNVYTEGQQNEIQYFQSLAYNKTPLKVSVSAIAKDTAQLMTENLTDSVVVTEQNHPIGIVTDTDFRSKIANGRFPLISTIDKIMSSPVITVPENVSVAEAQLLMLKNNVSHLCVTVDGSDKSEVKGVISEHDLIVAQANNPGVLIKEIKRSLSPKELKLVREKLTDLIQSSIAKNIPLPHIYNISGEIITAIIKRSIELSILDLGSPPARFAWFSIGSQGRKEQFLLTDQDSFLVFEDVAEEKYRDVKDYFLKLAKRTTTILEKVGYDFCPNGHMASNMLWCKSMSDWIKQYNNWMKTPGEKSNDISSIFFDYELVFGEGKIEDTLDDLILKNTKNNALFFDYLGNDALRKNAPINFFRKFNLEEEGDHKGKFDIKNKAIMPLVDGARLFAISLNLKGINNTYLRFKQLAIADPKFSEIYLNCADAFLILSKFRTLEGLKNDSTGDYINVEELSKVDKEKMKNALGPMKELEELIKDKFQLTQFS from the coding sequence ATGAGTAATTCTGTTGCCGAAAACATTGCCAACTTTTTAAAGGAATATTCACCTTTTAGTTATTTGAGTCACGAAGAACTGATTCAGGTTGCTACAAGTATTGGTGTTATCAATTTAGATAAGCATAAAATCCTATTTCAAATTAATGATAAACTCCACGATAGTTTTTATGTGGTTGCTTCCGGTGTAATTAATCTTTCTGTAATTGCCGATGCTGAAGAAACGCTATTAAACAAATGTTATGCTGGAGATGTTTTTGGTTTACGTCCATTTTTTGCCAAAAACAATTATATGATGACCGCTAAGGCACGCGAAGACAGTATTGTCTATGCAATCCCTATTGCAGTTTTTAAACCTTTCGTGGCTCAAAACCCTCAGGTTTTGGATTTCTTACTGGAAAGTTTTGCTACAAATACCAGAAACCCTTTTGACAAAGAAAACCGAGGAAAACTGATTACTGATAATGTTTATACTGAAGGTCAGCAAAATGAAATACAGTATTTTCAGTCCTTAGCTTATAATAAAACACCTTTAAAAGTCAGTGTTTCAGCTATTGCAAAAGATACGGCACAATTGATGACTGAAAACCTTACTGACAGTGTGGTTGTAACCGAACAAAACCATCCTATTGGCATTGTTACTGATACCGATTTTAGATCTAAAATTGCTAATGGCAGATTTCCACTTATTTCAACTATAGATAAAATCATGTCCTCACCGGTAATTACCGTTCCTGAAAATGTTTCTGTGGCCGAAGCGCAACTATTGATGCTAAAAAATAATGTGAGTCATTTATGTGTAACGGTTGATGGTTCTGATAAATCTGAGGTTAAAGGAGTAATTTCCGAGCACGATTTGATTGTGGCTCAAGCAAATAATCCGGGTGTTTTGATTAAGGAAATAAAGCGTTCCCTTTCACCTAAAGAACTTAAGCTAGTTAGAGAAAAACTAACCGATTTAATTCAATCGTCAATTGCCAAAAATATTCCTTTACCACATATATATAATATTTCGGGTGAAATTATTACAGCTATTATAAAACGTTCTATTGAATTGTCTATTCTCGATTTGGGTTCACCTCCAGCCCGATTTGCCTGGTTTAGCATTGGTAGTCAAGGAAGAAAAGAGCAATTTTTATTGACGGATCAGGATAGTTTTTTAGTATTTGAAGATGTTGCTGAAGAAAAATACAGAGATGTCAAAGATTATTTTTTGAAATTAGCCAAACGAACAACTACCATACTTGAAAAAGTTGGTTATGATTTCTGTCCTAATGGCCATATGGCAAGCAACATGCTTTGGTGTAAATCAATGTCAGACTGGATAAAACAATATAACAACTGGATGAAAACTCCTGGTGAAAAATCGAATGACATTAGCAGCATCTTTTTTGATTATGAGCTTGTTTTTGGCGAAGGCAAGATTGAAGACACACTTGATGATTTGATTTTAAAGAATACTAAAAACAATGCGTTATTCTTTGATTATCTTGGGAACGATGCCTTGCGGAAAAATGCCCCAATAAACTTTTTCAGAAAATTCAATCTCGAAGAAGAAGGTGATCATAAAGGAAAATTTGATATTAAGAATAAAGCCATCATGCCACTGGTTGATGGTGCTAGGCTATTCGCAATAAGTTTGAATCTTAAAGGAATAAACAATACTTATTTGAGATTTAAACAATTAGCTATTGCAGATCCTAAGTTTTCTGAAATTTATTTAAATTGTGCAGATGCTTTTTTAATTCTATCAAAATTCAGAACACTTGAAGGACTAAAAAACGACAGCACCGGTGATTATATTAATGTTGAAGAGCTTTCAAAAGTTGATAAAGAAAAAATGAAGAATGCTTTGGGTCCAATGAAAGAATTGGAAGAATTGATAAAAGATAAATTTCAATTAACTCAATTTTCATAA
- a CDS encoding carboxylate-amine ligase, whose translation MTKKLPIFTLGVEEEYQIIDPETRDLRSHLSKIVDGAKIILNEQVKAEMHQSVVEVGTNICKNVCEAKDEIRFLRSKIVELADKQGLVVGGAGTHPFSRWQDQPITDDPRYHHIVNELQDAARSNLIFGMHCHVGIENREIGLQLMNQATYFLPHIFALSTNSPFWEGRNTGYKSFRTKVFDKFPRTGLPEYFDSVQAYDNYLETLVKTKCIDNPKKIWWDLRLHPFYDTIEFRITDMMLTTDEAMCVVAVIQAIVAKLYKLTVANTSFNIYRIALIKENKFRAARYGIDNHMIDFGLQKEVETKDLILELLEFIDDVVDELGSRKHIDYVHTILKEGTGADKQLRVFEQTHDLTKVVDMITSEFTKGL comes from the coding sequence ATGACGAAAAAATTACCAATATTCACCCTTGGTGTAGAAGAAGAATATCAAATTATAGATCCGGAAACACGTGATTTGCGTTCGCATTTATCCAAAATAGTTGACGGTGCTAAAATCATATTAAACGAACAGGTAAAAGCAGAAATGCACCAATCTGTGGTCGAAGTCGGAACCAATATCTGTAAAAATGTTTGCGAAGCCAAAGACGAAATTCGATTTTTAAGAAGCAAAATTGTAGAACTTGCAGATAAACAAGGTCTGGTTGTTGGCGGTGCAGGAACACATCCGTTTTCGCGTTGGCAAGATCAGCCGATAACTGACGATCCACGTTATCATCATATTGTAAACGAATTACAGGATGCCGCTCGTTCCAATCTGATTTTCGGAATGCATTGCCATGTTGGAATTGAAAATCGTGAAATTGGCTTGCAATTAATGAATCAGGCAACTTATTTTTTGCCTCATATTTTTGCTTTATCGACTAATTCTCCTTTTTGGGAAGGTAGAAATACTGGTTATAAATCTTTTAGAACTAAAGTTTTCGACAAATTTCCACGTACCGGATTACCTGAATACTTTGACAGCGTTCAAGCGTATGACAATTATTTGGAAACTTTGGTTAAAACAAAATGTATTGACAATCCAAAGAAAATCTGGTGGGATTTGCGCTTGCATCCGTTTTATGATACAATTGAATTCCGTATAACGGATATGATGTTGACAACTGATGAAGCAATGTGTGTTGTTGCCGTAATTCAGGCAATTGTTGCTAAATTATATAAACTTACAGTAGCAAATACCAGTTTCAATATCTATAGAATTGCATTGATTAAGGAAAATAAATTTCGTGCCGCACGTTACGGAATTGACAACCATATGATCGATTTTGGTTTGCAGAAAGAAGTAGAAACTAAAGATTTAATTCTTGAATTACTTGAATTTATTGATGATGTTGTTGATGAATTAGGCAGTCGTAAACATATTGATTATGTGCATACAATCCTAAAAGAAGGAACCGGTGCAGACAAACAGTTAAGAGTTTTTGAGCAGACCCATGATTTAACAAAAGTTGTTGATATGATTACAAGTGAATTTACAAAAGGATTATAA
- a CDS encoding DUF6155 family protein has product MSKRDLKKYLNELNKEQLEEQIIELYHKFSDVKVYYDFVFNPNEDKLVREAKFKISNEYFPVKGKKSKMRRSVAQKFIKHFITLGVDVFIIADIMLYNIEIAQTFSAEKTIKQELFFKSMLTSFQQTVSFLMEHGILSEFQSRVVAIKDETLHQNWVNQYEFNAIVERFEY; this is encoded by the coding sequence ATGAGTAAACGCGATTTAAAAAAATACTTAAACGAGCTTAATAAAGAGCAATTGGAAGAGCAAATCATAGAATTGTACCATAAGTTTAGTGATGTGAAAGTCTATTATGATTTTGTATTCAATCCCAATGAGGATAAATTAGTTCGTGAAGCTAAGTTCAAAATATCCAATGAATACTTTCCTGTAAAAGGCAAGAAGTCAAAAATGCGTCGTTCTGTAGCTCAAAAATTCATCAAACATTTTATAACACTTGGCGTGGATGTTTTCATCATTGCCGATATAATGCTTTACAACATTGAGATTGCCCAGACATTTTCTGCTGAGAAAACTATCAAGCAGGAATTATTTTTCAAAAGTATGCTGACTTCTTTCCAACAGACCGTTAGTTTTTTGATGGAGCATGGAATTTTAAGTGAATTTCAAAGTAGAGTAGTGGCTATAAAAGATGAGACTTTGCATCAAAATTGGGTTAACCAATATGAATTCAATGCCATAGTAGAACGCTTTGAATATTAA
- a CDS encoding mechanosensitive ion channel family protein, with the protein MHKLVEKIFGWCYPLLKKLDFGETISAYLSLAVNIFILSVLSYIIYLVFRFVLVRTMIIVAKKTKTKFDDLLVSNKTAKYIAHLIPLLFIYKCVPIILENFVYWESIFGKLIGIYIVLLSLWIIKTIFNALRDHLKLNPRYSDKPIDSYIQVIMIVLWVFAFIFVVSKIFDIRTSTMLGTFGAISAIIILIFRDTILGFVASVQVSLNDMVRIGDWITFDKFGADGDVIEINLATVKVRNFDNTTTTIPTYSMISDSFRNWRGMLDSDGRRIKRHILIKVNSIRFLDENELQELKKIQLVSDYIDLRQTEIDKYNKTHQVDKSVLINGRNMTNFGLFRKYITQYLSQYPGLNKDMILLCRQLQPTPQGVPLEIYTFSNDKRFENYEYIMSDIFDHIFASIRFFDLEIYEMPSGKNDFVGID; encoded by the coding sequence ATGCATAAACTAGTTGAAAAAATATTTGGCTGGTGCTATCCGTTACTCAAGAAACTTGATTTTGGTGAAACAATTTCAGCATACTTAAGTCTGGCTGTAAATATTTTTATTCTTTCTGTTTTATCCTATATAATCTATTTGGTTTTCCGATTTGTATTGGTTCGAACCATGATTATAGTGGCAAAAAAAACAAAAACAAAATTTGATGATTTATTAGTTTCCAATAAAACGGCTAAATATATTGCTCATCTAATTCCGCTGCTCTTTATATATAAATGTGTTCCAATAATTCTGGAAAACTTTGTGTATTGGGAATCTATTTTCGGAAAACTCATTGGTATTTACATTGTTTTACTGAGTTTGTGGATTATCAAAACCATTTTTAATGCACTGCGGGATCATTTAAAGCTTAACCCAAGATATAGCGACAAACCAATTGATAGTTACATTCAGGTAATTATGATAGTGTTGTGGGTTTTTGCTTTTATTTTTGTGGTTTCCAAAATTTTCGACATCAGAACCAGTACAATGCTGGGAACTTTTGGAGCTATTTCAGCCATTATCATTTTAATATTCAGAGACACTATCCTCGGTTTTGTAGCTAGTGTGCAGGTTTCGTTAAACGATATGGTTCGCATCGGCGATTGGATAACGTTTGACAAATTTGGGGCAGATGGTGATGTAATTGAAATCAATTTAGCAACTGTAAAAGTTCGAAATTTCGATAATACAACTACCACTATTCCAACCTACAGCATGATTTCTGATTCCTTCAGAAACTGGCGCGGTATGTTGGATTCAGACGGAAGAAGAATAAAAAGACATATTTTAATCAAAGTAAACAGCATTCGGTTTTTAGATGAAAATGAACTTCAGGAATTGAAAAAAATTCAATTGGTTAGTGATTACATTGATCTTCGTCAAACGGAAATTGATAAGTATAACAAAACACATCAGGTTGACAAATCGGTTTTAATCAACGGAAGAAACATGACAAATTTTGGGCTTTTTCGAAAATATATCACCCAATATTTAAGTCAGTATCCGGGTTTAAACAAGGATATGATTTTGCTTTGCCGTCAGCTGCAACCTACTCCACAAGGTGTTCCGTTAGAGATTTATACTTTTTCTAATGACAAACGATTTGAAAATTATGAATACATCATGTCCGATATTTTTGACCATATTTTTGCATCAATTCGTTTTTTTGATTTAGAAATCTATGAAATGCCTTCGGGTAAAAACGATTTTGTCGGCATCGACTAA
- a CDS encoding glyoxalase — protein sequence MEARDTHVLELRGETLGTITNQSSSEEIFQNMTLRPILKTQNDLFIQVFINYAIKQKNVFFSLTPEKKMQYIENVIQRDIKFRNSLKGMIIALFTLDEYAEYIRISSNLNKRMMNMLIERLKSQMQLIEQ from the coding sequence ATGGAAGCCAGAGACACACACGTACTTGAACTTAGAGGGGAAACCCTTGGAACAATCACTAATCAATCTTCATCTGAAGAAATTTTTCAAAACATGACGCTGCGTCCAATTCTTAAAACGCAAAATGATTTATTCATTCAGGTATTTATCAATTACGCCATCAAACAAAAAAATGTTTTTTTTAGCCTGACACCCGAAAAAAAGATGCAATACATTGAAAACGTTATTCAACGCGACATAAAGTTTAGAAACTCTCTAAAAGGAATGATAATAGCGTTGTTTACTTTGGATGAATATGCCGAATACATCCGAATATCTTCCAATTTGAATAAGCGAATGATGAATATGCTTATTGAACGGTTGAAAAGTCAAATGCAGCTTATCGAGCAATAG
- a CDS encoding DUF3817 domain-containing protein, whose translation MTKLFKFIAIAEGISYLVLFFNMLVIKRLNPELYKSLLFPIGMAHGLLFISYVVLAFIIWKNQKWTIKEFFIVQVASLLPFGTFYIEKKYLKHA comes from the coding sequence ATGACCAAACTTTTCAAGTTCATTGCCATTGCTGAAGGTATTTCGTATTTAGTGTTATTTTTTAATATGTTAGTTATAAAACGTTTAAACCCCGAATTATATAAATCTTTGCTGTTTCCAATTGGCATGGCTCATGGATTATTATTTATATCTTATGTAGTTTTAGCTTTCATCATTTGGAAAAATCAAAAGTGGACAATTAAAGAGTTTTTTATTGTTCAGGTAGCATCACTTCTTCCGTTTGGGACTTTTTATATTGAAAAAAAATATTTGAAACATGCATAA
- a CDS encoding ATP-grasp domain-containing protein: MKKIGILFGMEDTYPQAFIDRVNSKGEKGIIAEAVSIDKVVQNKGGEYAVIIDRISQDVPFYRAFLKNAALTGTNVINNPFWWSADDKFFNNCLADTLGVPLPNTVILPSAEHPTDTTSKSFRNLKYPMDWDGIFDYIGFPAYMKPYAGGGWKNVYRLENKEEFWQKHQETGQLVMLLQEEIVFTEYFRVYCLGCKDVRIMQYEPRNPHHLRYVIDGPPVDKKLLATVKDYTLRLCKGLGYDFNTVEFAVRDGIPYAIDFGNPAPDAELTSVGAENFEWVVEASAKMAIAAAKKQKPGQTNLTWGTFIKESAAQK, from the coding sequence ATGAAAAAGATTGGAATTTTATTTGGTATGGAAGACACCTATCCACAAGCGTTTATCGACAGAGTAAACTCGAAAGGTGAAAAAGGCATTATTGCCGAAGCAGTTTCCATTGACAAAGTCGTGCAAAATAAAGGTGGCGAATATGCCGTAATCATCGATAGAATTTCACAAGACGTTCCTTTTTATCGCGCTTTCCTAAAGAATGCAGCACTCACCGGAACTAACGTTATAAACAATCCGTTTTGGTGGAGTGCTGACGATAAATTCTTCAACAACTGTCTGGCTGATACACTTGGTGTGCCGCTGCCAAATACGGTTATTCTTCCTTCAGCTGAACATCCAACAGATACAACTTCTAAATCATTCAGAAACCTGAAATATCCAATGGATTGGGATGGTATTTTTGATTATATAGGTTTTCCTGCTTATATGAAACCTTATGCTGGTGGCGGTTGGAAAAATGTTTACCGATTAGAAAACAAAGAAGAGTTTTGGCAAAAACATCAGGAAACCGGACAATTAGTAATGCTGCTGCAGGAAGAAATCGTGTTTACCGAATATTTCCGCGTGTATTGTTTGGGATGCAAAGATGTTAGAATTATGCAATACGAACCAAGAAATCCACATCATTTGCGTTATGTAATTGATGGTCCACCAGTAGATAAAAAGTTATTGGCAACTGTTAAAGATTATACGTTACGACTTTGTAAAGGTTTAGGATACGATTTCAATACGGTTGAATTTGCCGTTCGTGACGGAATTCCATACGCTATTGATTTTGGAAACCCTGCTCCTGACGCTGAATTAACATCTGTTGGCGCTGAAAATTTCGAATGGGTTGTAGAAGCTTCTGCTAAAATGGCAATCGCTGCAGCTAAAAAACAAAAACCTGGACAAACCAATTTGACTTGGGGAACATTTATTAAAGAGTCTGCTGCTCAGAAATAA
- a CDS encoding DEAD/DEAH box helicase: MYFCKIVQIAMSQKDFIHEIEEKKELYGYQKGDIDKIFDRLDNAPSDHHLLYQLPTGGGKTVIFSEIVRRYLSKHDKKVVVLTHRIELCKQTSKMLKGFDVKNKIINSNIKELPDQDEYSCFVAMVETLKNRLNDEKLMIDNVGLVIIDEAHYNSFRKLMSSFKKSFILGVTATPLSSNIKLPMHHNYSELIVGDTIQSLIDKGFLAKATTYSYDVGLTSLKVGINGDYTVKSSDDLYMNMVMQEKLLHSYTEKSLGKKTLIFNNGINTSLYVYETFREAGYPIRHLDNTTSVEDRKEILQWFKKTPDAILTSVGILTTGFDEPTVESIILNRATKSLTLYFQMIGRGSRKLPNKDTFTVIDLGNNALRFGLWNDPVDWQHIFRSPEYYLENLRDDAEIENNFKYVMPESIRKMFAKTADITIDIEEEFKKGVAQNLRSKEVLEKSILQHALMCVENTTELVQARMLSKLLSDDIESRVKRFVNCLGKTSKNYREWLIEDYKTKLSLAIGKKFRELNF; the protein is encoded by the coding sequence ATGTACTTTTGCAAAATTGTACAAATTGCCATGTCTCAAAAAGATTTTATTCACGAAATTGAAGAAAAAAAGGAACTTTACGGTTACCAAAAGGGCGATATTGACAAAATTTTTGACCGATTAGATAATGCACCAAGTGATCATCATTTGTTATATCAATTGCCGACAGGTGGCGGAAAAACAGTAATTTTTTCAGAAATTGTTAGACGTTATTTATCGAAACACGACAAAAAAGTTGTAGTGCTGACACATCGGATTGAGCTTTGCAAGCAAACTTCAAAAATGCTTAAAGGGTTTGATGTAAAAAACAAAATCATCAACAGTAATATTAAAGAATTGCCCGACCAGGATGAGTATTCCTGTTTTGTGGCGATGGTTGAAACGTTGAAAAATCGTTTGAATGATGAAAAGCTGATGATTGACAATGTTGGTTTGGTCATTATTGATGAAGCACATTACAATTCGTTTCGAAAATTGATGAGTTCGTTTAAGAAATCTTTCATTCTTGGCGTTACAGCAACACCTTTGAGTTCAAATATTAAGTTGCCAATGCATCATAATTATAGTGAACTTATTGTTGGTGATACGATTCAATCGCTTATAGATAAAGGGTTTTTAGCGAAAGCAACAACCTATAGTTATGACGTTGGATTAACATCTTTGAAAGTTGGAATTAATGGTGATTATACCGTTAAATCGTCTGATGATTTGTACATGAATATGGTAATGCAGGAGAAATTATTGCATTCGTATACCGAAAAATCATTAGGAAAAAAGACTTTAATATTCAACAACGGAATCAATACGTCTTTATATGTTTATGAAACCTTTAGAGAAGCTGGTTATCCTATAAGACATTTGGACAATACAACCTCTGTAGAAGACAGAAAAGAGATTTTACAATGGTTCAAAAAAACACCGGATGCTATTTTGACCTCTGTTGGAATCCTGACTACCGGATTTGATGAGCCAACAGTGGAAAGCATTATTTTAAATCGTGCCACAAAATCCCTGACATTATATTTTCAAATGATTGGACGTGGTTCGAGAAAGTTACCAAATAAAGATACTTTCACGGTTATCGATTTAGGGAATAACGCTTTGCGATTTGGTTTATGGAATGACCCAGTTGATTGGCAACATATTTTCAGATCGCCTGAATATTACTTGGAAAATCTTAGAGATGATGCCGAAATTGAAAATAACTTCAAATATGTAATGCCGGAATCCATTAGAAAGATGTTTGCCAAAACGGCTGATATAACTATTGATATTGAAGAAGAATTTAAAAAAGGAGTTGCTCAAAATTTGCGTTCCAAAGAAGTTCTCGAAAAATCAATTCTGCAACATGCTTTAATGTGTGTTGAAAATACAACCGAATTAGTCCAGGCAAGAATGCTTTCTAAATTATTGTCTGATGATATTGAAAGCCGCGTAAAACGATTTGTAAATTGTTTGGGAAAAACCAGCAAGAATTATCGCGAATGGCTAATTGAAGATTATAAGACCAAATTAAGTTTAGCCATTGGTAAAAAATTCAGAGAGCTTAATTTTTAG